From Argopecten irradians isolate NY chromosome 2, Ai_NY, whole genome shotgun sequence, the proteins below share one genomic window:
- the LOC138314156 gene encoding 3-ketoacyl-CoA thiolase B, peroxisomal-like: MDRMRVVFGHLPQTEVRPSPVAGSTGRFVDRPDDVVIISALRTPIGKANRGSFKDTYGDDMLAAVFQGVIKESGISPQQIGDICVGNVNDSKDAFTTRVAQFYSGIPETTPVYTTQTTDNVSSGLQAFMNVAGKIKNNQCDMGIGAGFEQMTMNKGQDLSLNPKLLGIEKAKNCLIPMGLTSENVAEKYELTREDQDQFALLSQNRAARAQKEGLFDNEIVPVTTTIKDKEGNETTITVTKDDGIRPTTLEGLLKLKPAFKKGGSTTAGNSSQVSDGAAAVLLARRSEAVRLNLPILGVLRGYAVGGCPPEIMGIGPAIAIPMLLAKTGMTKEEIEIFEINEAFASQAKYCVDKLGLPSEKVNPKGGAIALGHPLGCTGARQIATLLHELKRRGKKSYGVVSMCMGTGMGAAALFEYPGPAN; encoded by the exons ATGGATCGTATGAGGGTTGTGTTCGGGCACCTGCCCCAGACCGAAGTACGGCCTTCCCCAGTGGCTGGATCGACAGGACGATTTGTAGACAGGCCTGACGATGTAGTTATTATATCTGCTCTTAGGACACCCATTGGCAAGGCAAACAGGGGGTCATTCAAG GATACCTATGGAGATGACATGCTGGCAGCAGTGTTCCAAGGTGTAATAAAGGAGAGTGGAATATCTCCACAACAGATAGGCGACATATGTGtag gCAATGTAAATGACTCCAAGGATGCCTTCACAACCAGAGTGGCCCAGTTTTATAG TGGGATCCCTGagacaacacctgtatacacaaCCCAAACAACCGACAATGTTTCCTCTGGACTTCAGGCCTTCATGAACGTCGCaggtaaaa taaaaaataatcaatgtgATATGGGAATCGGTGCTGG ATTTGAACAAATGACGATGAACAAGGGTCAAGACCTTTCACTGAACCCAAAGTTGTTAGGGATTGAGAAAGCTAAAAACTGTCTCATACCTATGGg ATTGACTTCTGAGAATGTTGCTGAGAAGTACGAACTGACACGAGAAGATCAGGACCAGTTTGCTCTGTTATCACAAAACAG GGCTGCCAGGGCACAGAAAGAGGGACTTTTTGATAACGAAATTGTTCCTGTTACCACGACGATAAAGGATAAGGAGGGTAACGAGACAACAATTACA GTCACAAAAGATGATGGTATTCGCCCTACAACACTAGAGGGATTACTGAAGTTAAAGCCAGCATTTAAAAAAGGCGGGTCAACAACAGCAG GTAACAGTAGCCAGGTGAGTGATGGTGCTGCTGCTGTTTTACTAGCCAGAAGATCGGAGGCTGTTCGCCTCAATCTGCCAATCCTTGGAGTCCTGAGGGGGTACGCTGTAGGGGGCTGCCCTCCCGAGATCATGGGGATTGGACCAGCTATCGCTATTCCTATGCTATTGGCAAAAACAG GAATGACCAAGGAAGAGATAGAGATTTTCGAGATCAATGAAGCCTTTGCTAGTCAAGCTAAATACTGTGTCGATAAACTTGGACTTCCTTCGGAGAAAGTCAACCCGAAGGGCGGCGCCATCGCTCTGGGTCATCCATTAGGCTGTACCGGTGCTAGACAGATTGCCACACTCCTTCACGAGCTCAAACGCAGAGGAAAAAA